A genomic region of Solanum dulcamara chromosome 2, daSolDulc1.2, whole genome shotgun sequence contains the following coding sequences:
- the LOC129873972 gene encoding uncharacterized protein At1g66480-like, protein MGNSLGRKKTAKVMKIDGEMMKFRTPVYANEVLKNYPSMVLLESEEVKHFGVRAKPLEPQQELKPKRLYFLVELPKYSEEKNKNPRRVRSGIQMSAKDRLETLMLARRSASDLSIMKPSSIMTEDYSSYHNASGSLNGVGPQAQQPMRLKLRLPKSEVEKLIMHSKDGSDVGEKIMRLCMNNDNCGIGTDLFQSKSGPLMEEESQWKKNNNGGILVKKGIRSREKRVGFLPITEGEIQLAMTAS, encoded by the exons ATGGGAAATAGTCTAGGAAGGAAAAAAACAGCAAAAGTTATGAAAATCGATGGAGAAATGATGAAATTCAGAACCCCAGTTTATGCAAACGAGGTTCTGAAAAATTATCCATCAATGGTATTATTAGAATCGGAAGAAGTAAAGCATTTCGGGGTTCGAGCAAAGCCGTTGGAGCCTCAACAAGAGTTAAAGCCTAAAAGGCTTTATTTTCTAGTTGAATTACCCAAATACTCCGAAGAGAAGAATAAAAACCCGAGGAGGGTCCGTTCGGGGATCCAAATGAGCGCCAAGGATCGGCTCGAGACACTAATGCTAGCAAGGAGATCCGCGTCTGACTTGTCAATAATGAAGCCTTCAAGTATTATGACCGAAGACTACTCGTCTTATCATAATGCTTCAGGCTCATTAAACGGGGTTGGGCCTCAGGCCCAACAACCCATGAGGCTGAAGCTGAGGTTACCGAAATCAGAGGTGGAGAAATTAATTATGCACAGCAAAGATGGGAGTGATGTTGGTGAGAAAATTATGAGACtttgcatgaacaatgataactGTGGTATTGGAACCGACTTGTTTCAGAGTAAAAGTGGACCGTTGATGGAAGAAGAAAGTCAatggaagaaaaataataatggaGGAATATTGGTTAAGAAGGGAATCCGATCTCGAGAG AAACGTGTAGGGTTCTTGCCAATTACAGAAGGGGAGATTCAATTAGCTATGACAGCTTCataa